Proteins encoded by one window of Geobacter sp. DSM 9736:
- a CDS encoding nitronate monooxygenase family protein, translating into MYKPLQIGIHHVKYPLIQGGMGVRISGGSLAGHVARCGGVGLVAAAGIALNSGFFNGDNYMEADAEGFKAELKKAYEIAPDGVIGVNVMVALSDFEALVEAAIEGGAKVIVCGAGLPLTLPGLTSHAPDVALVPIVSSVRAAQLIARKWEKGYSRLPDAVVVEDPDTAGGHLGEKMENIGTGDYDQYATVRDVKEFFRSEYGKDVPVIAAGGIWDRADLLYALEQGADGVQVASRFVPTVECDAAESFKQAYIDCMQDDIGLIMSPAGLPGRAILRNQEDIVLYDQVRNSTCTTGCLKKCSYKEAGERFCIVKALDRAQRGDVETGLVFCGSNAWRADRITTVREIFAEFFGEEAGTAEAEAAA; encoded by the coding sequence ATGTACAAACCTTTGCAGATCGGAATTCATCACGTCAAATACCCGCTCATCCAGGGGGGGATGGGGGTCCGAATCTCGGGCGGGTCGCTTGCGGGACATGTTGCTCGGTGCGGCGGTGTAGGGCTTGTGGCGGCTGCGGGTATAGCTTTGAACAGCGGGTTCTTCAACGGTGACAACTATATGGAGGCTGATGCGGAAGGGTTCAAAGCGGAACTGAAGAAGGCATACGAAATAGCGCCGGACGGGGTGATTGGCGTCAACGTGATGGTCGCCCTTTCCGACTTCGAGGCGCTGGTGGAAGCCGCCATCGAGGGGGGCGCGAAAGTTATCGTATGTGGTGCGGGACTTCCGCTCACCCTTCCGGGGCTCACGTCTCACGCACCGGATGTGGCCCTTGTTCCGATCGTTTCCTCCGTGCGGGCAGCACAATTGATTGCGCGGAAATGGGAAAAGGGGTACAGCCGTCTCCCCGATGCGGTGGTGGTGGAAGATCCGGACACTGCCGGCGGGCATCTCGGCGAAAAAATGGAAAACATCGGCACGGGTGACTACGACCAGTATGCGACAGTGCGCGACGTGAAAGAGTTCTTCCGCAGCGAGTACGGCAAGGATGTGCCCGTTATTGCAGCAGGTGGTATATGGGACCGAGCCGACCTTCTGTACGCACTGGAGCAGGGGGCGGATGGGGTACAGGTAGCCAGCCGGTTCGTGCCTACTGTGGAATGTGATGCTGCGGAATCCTTCAAACAGGCGTATATCGACTGCATGCAGGATGACATCGGTCTCATCATGAGCCCGGCGGGGCTTCCCGGACGAGCCATCCTCCGAAATCAGGAAGACATTGTTCTCTACGACCAGGTGAGGAATTCCACCTGCACCACCGGGTGTCTCAAAAAATGCTCTTACAAGGAAGCCGGAGAACGGTTCTGCATCGTTAAGGCCCTTGACCGTGCCCAGCGTGGGGACGTGGAGACGGGGCTCGTGTTTTGCGGCTCTAATGCCTGGAGGGCGGACCGGATCACTACCGTCAGAGAGATCTTTGCTGAGTTTTTCGGCGAGGAAGCAGGGACTGCCGAGGCCGAAGCGGCAGCCTAG
- a CDS encoding sensor histidine kinase KdpD: MKWLRNLLHPLVALIAIQLLWVLLVVFWINWFVGRHKEFRELAARYGLPLVKPGLDWIVLAEGLVLLAAILAGVYIIFLYWKRQQRLYREQRNFISQVTHELKSPLASIQLHLETIRLRNPPQEKVERFLDTMLADTERLNNLISNLLMAAKLEQRRREAHVSTVDLSSLVTTLMERKRAKLPEGGNLALAVENGIRASVDAEEIEMVLRNLFENAILYSPAAPDISVELKTEGKNILLSFSDKGLGIPKQDLKKIFRMFYRVRQPGENIRGSGLGLYIVKSVVTEHGGTVRVTSEGPGRGSTFIITLPRAR; the protein is encoded by the coding sequence ATGAAATGGTTACGCAACCTGCTTCATCCGCTCGTAGCTCTGATCGCTATTCAGCTCCTGTGGGTTCTCCTGGTCGTCTTCTGGATCAACTGGTTTGTCGGGCGACATAAGGAGTTCCGGGAACTGGCGGCCAGGTATGGGCTCCCACTGGTCAAACCCGGGCTGGATTGGATCGTCCTCGCAGAAGGGCTCGTCCTTCTGGCAGCAATACTGGCCGGTGTCTACATTATCTTTCTCTACTGGAAGCGGCAGCAGCGCCTCTACCGCGAGCAGCGTAATTTCATCTCCCAGGTGACCCACGAACTCAAATCCCCCCTTGCATCGATCCAGCTCCACTTGGAGACCATCCGTCTACGGAACCCTCCGCAGGAGAAGGTGGAACGGTTTCTAGATACGATGCTGGCCGACACGGAGCGCCTCAACAACCTCATAAGCAATCTCCTGATGGCAGCAAAGCTGGAACAGCGGCGTAGAGAAGCTCACGTATCCACAGTCGACCTCTCCTCCCTCGTCACCACACTTATGGAAAGGAAGCGAGCAAAGCTTCCCGAAGGTGGAAACCTAGCGCTTGCCGTGGAAAACGGAATCCGTGCGAGCGTCGACGCGGAGGAGATAGAAATGGTGCTGAGGAATCTTTTCGAAAATGCCATTCTTTATTCTCCCGCGGCGCCGGACATCTCCGTGGAACTGAAGACGGAAGGGAAAAACATTCTCCTGTCATTCAGTGACAAAGGCCTTGGAATTCCGAAACAGGACCTGAAAAAGATCTTCCGGATGTTCTATCGTGTGCGCCAGCCTGGTGAAAATATCCGCGGCAGCGGCCTTGGCCTCTACATAGTGAAGTCTGTTGTAACCGAGCATGGCGGCACCGTCCGCGTCACAAGCGAAGGGCCGGGAAGGGGGAGCACCTTCATCATAACTCTTCCGCGGGCGAGGTAG
- a CDS encoding response regulator transcription factor, whose product MTENKPAILLVEDEMHLARGICFNLEMEGYRVSHVETGEEALERLLHDRFSLIILDVMLPGMDGFEVCREIRETDSRVPILMLTARADEGDRITGLESGADDYLVKPFSLNEFLLRVSGMLRRSSWYQPEPVEEAYHFGDNEVFLLSYHARTAQGEIDLTDLEVKMLSLFFQKEGEALPRRVILEKVWGYSSDTETRTLDNFVVRLRKYFEPDPANPVFFQTVRGVGYRFRRVKGVE is encoded by the coding sequence TTGACGGAAAACAAGCCGGCCATCCTTCTGGTGGAAGATGAGATGCACCTGGCCAGGGGGATATGTTTCAATCTGGAGATGGAAGGATACCGGGTTAGCCACGTGGAGACGGGAGAGGAAGCGTTGGAAAGGCTTCTCCATGACCGTTTCTCCCTGATAATTCTCGATGTGATGCTGCCGGGAATGGATGGCTTCGAAGTTTGCCGCGAGATCAGGGAAACCGATTCCCGCGTGCCGATCCTCATGCTTACTGCGCGTGCCGATGAGGGAGATCGGATTACCGGCCTTGAAAGCGGCGCAGACGACTATCTCGTCAAACCCTTCAGCCTCAATGAATTCCTGCTCCGAGTAAGCGGGATGCTGCGCCGATCATCCTGGTATCAGCCGGAACCCGTTGAGGAAGCCTACCATTTCGGCGACAACGAGGTATTTCTCCTCTCCTACCACGCCCGCACCGCCCAGGGCGAAATAGACCTTACCGACCTGGAGGTGAAGATGCTCTCCCTCTTCTTTCAGAAGGAGGGGGAGGCGCTGCCTCGCAGGGTGATCCTCGAAAAGGTGTGGGGCTACTCTTCCGACACGGAAACGCGAACTCTCGACAACTTTGTTGTCCGGCTGCGAAAGTACTTCGAACCTGACCCGGCCAATCCTGTTTTCTTTCAGACCGTGCGGGGAGTTGGATACAGGTTCAGACGAGTGAAGGGGGTAGAATGA